In a genomic window of Bombina bombina isolate aBomBom1 chromosome 8, aBomBom1.pri, whole genome shotgun sequence:
- the LOC128638798 gene encoding deoxyuridine 5'-triphosphate nucleotidohydrolase-like, producing the protein MISRQEYTECRDRHAVVTCWETSPGGLAPGKLLPPSGGICLTIQDQVTISPDSSQTVSTGIGVQIPDQHVGFIVPMPSLIARGISIVEKTLDPGRTEEVKLTLLNRGKEQGDMSTLEVVAKLIVTPTCNS; encoded by the coding sequence ATGATAAGCAGACAGGAGTACACTGAGTGTCGGGATCGACATGCTGTGGTAACGTGTTGGGAAACTAGCCCTGGGGGTTTAGCGCCAGGTAAATTGCTCCCTCCTAGTGGCGGGATATGCTTGACCATCCAGGACCAGGTAACAATATCCCCTGATAGCTCCCAAACCGTATCAACAGGGATAGGGGTCCAGATACCTGACCAACATGTGGGTTTCATAGTTCCAATGCCCTCTCTCATAGCCAGAGGTATTAGCATAGTGGAAAAAACGCTAGACCCTGGAAGAACTGAGGAAGTGAAGCTCACCCTCCTCAATAGAGGAAAGGAACAGGGAGACATGTCAACCTTAGAAGTAGTAGCAAAGCTTATAGTTACTCCCACCTGCAACAGTTAG